From one Dermacentor andersoni chromosome 1, qqDerAnde1_hic_scaffold, whole genome shotgun sequence genomic stretch:
- the LOC129380527 gene encoding uncharacterized protein — MPGCCVPQCSNHSRNGWRMFHFPRDPKRRLLWLVRVKRDKWQPTNSSCVCSAHFEASSFEQNRADGWKKLKPNAVPTVFPFKELPKERRPPRERNAHVPALFSDDAAAHNSSREVRNVLPSTTQEFSPADSSSDGEINERLAATETNNANGQLTSTPRDARLQETAIVTATQPLDSEAAELRKKIADLTAANNKLRQHHNESKNTVKKLQMQVRKLQKEATNFSRNTKFLNEDQIRALSRNNNHGNSWSAQTVKQGLKIKFACGTTGYETLRKIGYPLPSSRTLARRIQGLKFLPGILHEVIDVMRSKAEGMEDVEKDCVLFLDEMEIAPGFELDRGEDVLLGGTTLPSKPEEPANHALVFMLGGVNQRWKQVIAYEFTGRHVDGSVLKAYVLEIVQICSQISLRVRVITCDMGAANRAMWREFGFSSHRHSTTSCSIPHPTLKGKELFFISDPAHVLKNLKGQLLSSKVFTLSDTTVSRNGLTASKVKLEHVQAVLDYDAANELKVAPNLSETHISCGHFTKMKVGVAVQLFREAPPAIRFLIKEGVIEPEAETTAWFMDLVSRWYALMSSRHPTMALSRRNITKYHAALDTLRTATDTIRELKMGTGSQWKPSQAGVLIATTAVLRLQEVLLGSEGYEFLLTSRLLQDCLENLFSVVRLMKPVPTAYDLKCALRLVSVSHFLHTPRSTSYELDDREYLVDLLAHSKKECAESEVDEINDTEILFIEELTSTECRILFYLGGFILKGILKSITCPQCKAALLGKPDDQYASLTALKEYVRDGQNLVYPSADVMKTLKNYEEHFTAVNSWCTGKFFTMKSPLRSLIAYLEGIDKPSVNTCMAHKERISKMLTAAYARVRLRIHLRQIPSTHPSGHGSKTCAGVSLA; from the exons ATGCCTGGATGTTGTGTTCCTCAGTGCTCCAACCATTCGAGAAATGGTTGGAGGATGTTCCATTTTCCAAGGGACCCAAAAAGGCGGCTTCTGTGGCTGGtgcgagtcaagcgtgacaagtgGCAACCGACGAACTCCTCGTGTGTCTGCAGC GCTCATTTCGAAGCCAGCAGCTTCGAACAGAACCGCGCGGATGGGTGGAAGAAGCTCAAGCCTAATGCTGTACCAACGGTGTTCCCATTcaaag AACTTCCTAAAGAGCGAAGGCCACCAAGGGAACGAAATGCACACGTGCCTGCATTATTCAGTGACGACGCAGCCGCACACAATTCTTCACGAGAAGTGAGAAACGTTCTTCCCTCAACTACGCAGGAATTTTCTCCCGCTGATTCTTCGTCAGACGGGGAGATAAATGAGAGATTGGCGGCTACGGAAACCAACAATGCTAATGGGCAACTTACTTCGACCCCCAGGGATGCACGGCTTCAAGAAACTGCAATAGTTACTGCGACCCAACCCCTCGATTCTGAGGCAGCTGAGCTTAGGAAGAAGATTGCAGATCTCACAGCAGCCAATAATAAGCTTAGACAACATCATAACGAATCTAAGAACACTGTCAAAAAACTACAGATGCAGGTACGCAAGCTGCAGAAAGAGGCAACTAATTTCTCACGAAATACGAAGTTTTTAAATGAAGACCAAATTCGTGCTCTTTCTCGGAACAACAATCATGGTAATTCGTGGTCAGCGCAAACAGTAAAGCaaggtctaaaaattaaatttgcttgtggaaccaccgGGTATGAAACACTCAGAAAGATTGGCTACCCTCTTCCATCCAGCAGAACGTTAGCAAGAAGAATTCAGGGCCTGAAGTTTCTGCCAGGTATCCTGCATGAAGTGATCGACGTCATGAGGTCGAAAGCAGAGGGAATGGAGGACGTGGAGAAAGACTGCGTTCTCTTTTTAGATGAAATGGAGATAGCACCCGGATTTGAACTCGACCGTGGCGAAGACGTGCTTCTGGGAGGAACGACGTTGCCCTCAAAGCCTGAAGAGCCAGCCAATCATGCTTTGGTGTTTATGCTAGGTGGGGTAAACCAGAGATGGAAGCAAGTGATAGCCTATGAATTCACTGGTAGGCACGTGGACGGCTCTGTACTCAAGGCATATGTCCTGGAAATAGTGCAGATATGCAGCCAGATTTCTCTAAGAGTCCGTGTTATCACATGTGACATGGGTGCAGCAAACCGCGCTATGTGGAGAGAATTTGGCTTTTCGAGCCACCGCCATTCGACAACTTCGTGCTCAATACCTCACCCAACCTTAAAAGGGAAGGAACTTTTTTTCATCTCGGACCcggcacatgtccttaagaacctgAAAGGACAGCTTCTAAGCTCAAAAGTTTTCACACTCAGTGATACTACAGTAAGCAGGAACGGACTGACGGCCTCGAAGGTGAAATTGGAGCATGTACAGGCCGTCTTGGATTATGACGCAGCCAACGAACTTAAGGTAGCACCAAATTTGTCAGAAACCCACATTAGTTGTGGGCACTTCACCAAAATGAAAGTAGGAGTCGCTGTCCAGCTCTTCCGTGAAGCCCCACCAGCTATTCGGTTCCTAATAAAAGAAGGAGTGATTGAGCCAGAGGCCGAAACAACAGCGTGGTTTATGGACCTCGTTTCTAGGTGGTATGCCCTCATGTCATCGCGTCATCCCACCATGGCGCTAAGCCGCAGGAACATTACTAAATATCATGCCGCCTTGGACACACTACGCACGGCAACAGACACCATCAGAGAACTGAAAATGGGCACTGGATCTCAGTGGAAGCCATCGCAAGCAGGGGTCCTAATTGCGACAACGGCTGTCCTTCGCCTTCAAGAAGTGCTTCTTGGCAGTGAAGGGTATGAATTCCTCCTCACGAGCAGGCTGTTGCAAGACTGCCTAGAAAACCTTTTTTCTGTGGTGCGGCTCATGAAGCCAGTGCCCACTGCGTATGACTTGAAGTGTGCACTCCGACTCGTCAGCGTCAGCCACTTTCTTCACACTCCGAGATCAACAAGCTACGAACTTGACGACCGCGAATACCTTGTCGATCTGCTTGCACATAGCAAGAAGgaatgtgcagaaagcgaagtcgaTGAAATCAACGACACGGAAAttctgttcattgaagagctcacGTCAACCGAGTGCCGCATCTTGTTTTACCTTGGCGGTTTTATTTTGAAAGGAATTTTGAAATCTATAACTTGTCCGCAGTGCAAGGCTGCTCTCCTTGGCAAGCCTGACGATCAGTATGCTTCCCTGACTGCACTCAAGGAATACGTCAGGGATGGGCAAAACCTCGTATATCCAAGCGCTGATGTCATGAAAACTTTAAAAAACTACGAGGAACATTTCACCGCTGTCAACTCATGGTGCACAGGCAAATTTTTCACCATGAAGTCGCCACTTCGTTCTCTGATAGCCTATCTCGAAGGCATAGACAAACCCTCAGTGAACACATGCATGGCTCACAAAGAACGAATAAGCAAAATGCTGACTGCTGCATATGCCAGAGTGAGGCTCCGAATTCATCTCCGACAAATTCCGAGCACTCATCCTAGTGGCCACGGAAGCAAGACTTGTGCAGGGGTCAGCCTTGCGTAA